TGATAAAACAAAATATAATTAGCAAAAATGATTATTTTGAAAGAATTTTCATAAAAAAAACCACCTTTTAGTATATTACAAGTGGTTTTTTTATATTATTTTCTCGCAGAAATCACATAAATTGGATTTTCCGACATCATCATGTTAAAATCCTTCACTTTTCTATTTTTTGCCACAATTATTTGAGAAATATCAATATCCTCAAATTTTGATTTTTTTAAGCATTCAAGTGCTTCAAATGTGTTTTCTAAAACGATAAAGTTCAAAGCGATTATTCCACCTTCTTTTAAATTTTCATAAGAATAATTAATAATTTCTGATAAATTTCCACCTGAACCACCGATAAACACTTTATCAAAAGTTATTCCTTGTGGTAAATCTTCTGGTGCTTTTCCAGAAATTACAGTCATATTTTTTATCTCAAATTTTTCCATATTTTGTTTTATTAAATCAACGGCTTCCTCTTTTTGCTCAATCGTGTAAACATGCCCATTTTTAGCAAATCTAGCCATTTCAATACTTACAGAGCCAGTTCCACCACCAATATCAATACACACATCTTCATCAGAAATTTCCATTTTCGCAATACTCACTGCTCTTATTTCTTCCTTTGTCATTGGAACTTTTCCACGAATAAAGTCCTTATCTTTTATATGATACATTTTCTCTCCATTTCTTACATTTAATTTTTTTATTTTGTTAAAAACCTTATTTTTATTACAAAAACTTTTAACCTTTTTTATCTTTTCAAAATCACAACATTCATTCCAAATTTCTCTTCATAATTTGCCAACTCTTTTGCCTTAAAACGATAAATTTTTTCATTTTCATAAGACAAATTTTCCCCAACAAAAATTTTCACATTCTCAAAATTATTTTCTAACAATTTTTGAGCAATTTTCTGTGGCGTATTTTCTTTAAAATCAGTCAATAATCCAATTTTTTCATACTCATTCAATTTTTCCACAAAATCGAATTCCTTCCCATGAACACTGGCAATACAAGCATCATACCAATATTCTGAAATTTTTGCAAACATATACTGAACCGATGAAATTCCTGGCACAACTTCTAGCTCTTCACTTTCAAAATATTTTTTCATAAAAGTTAAA
This genomic stretch from Leptotrichia sp. oral taxon 218 harbors:
- the cbiT gene encoding precorrin-6Y C5,15-methyltransferase (decarboxylating) subunit CbiT; the protein is MYHIKDKDFIRGKVPMTKEEIRAVSIAKMEISDEDVCIDIGGGTGSVSIEMARFAKNGHVYTIEQKEEAVDLIKQNMEKFEIKNMTVISGKAPEDLPQGITFDKVFIGGSGGNLSEIINYSYENLKEGGIIALNFIVLENTFEALECLKKSKFEDIDISQIIVAKNRKVKDFNMMMSENPIYVISARK
- the cbiE gene encoding precorrin-6y C5,15-methyltransferase (decarboxylating) subunit CbiE; the encoded protein is MEKIQILGLGPGNLDYTLPIVLKKIKESEVIVGGKRHIESLGEYAKNKEYCYISADLQKVLDFINENRNKKISVIVSGDTGFYSLLTFMKKYFESEELEVVPGISSVQYMFAKISEYWYDACIASVHGKEFDFVEKLNEYEKIGLLTDFKENTPQKIAQKLLENNFENVKIFVGENLSYENEKIYRFKAKELANYEEKFGMNVVILKR